In Leguminivora glycinivorella isolate SPB_JAAS2020 chromosome 19, LegGlyc_1.1, whole genome shotgun sequence, a single genomic region encodes these proteins:
- the LOC125236641 gene encoding macrophage migration inhibitory factor-like, whose protein sequence is MPHFRIETNVPRDQIPKDFVSKAVPILAKALGKPEQYCVVSVHPDVMMSFSGSTAPCAIGNVMSIGALGVEQNKKHAKVLFELVEKELGVPSDRMYITFQDEPTGNVGFKGTTFHAIFG, encoded by the exons ATGCCGCATTTCAGGATCGAGACAAACGTCCCGCGGGACCAAATCCCAAAGGATTTTGTTTCCAAAGCAGTTCCAATACTTGCTAAAGCTCTTGGAAAACCGGAACAG tACTGCGTAGTGTCCGTGCATCCGGATGTGATGATGAGCTTCAGCGGATCCACTGCACCTTGCGCTATTGGAAATGTGATGTCTATTGGAGCCCTGGGTGTGGAACAAAACAAGAAACATGCCAAAGTTCTTTTTGAACTTGTAGAGAAAGAGTTAGGGGTGCCTTCAGACCG GATGTACATCACATTCCAAGATGAACCGACAGGCAACGTGGGCTTCAAGGGAACTACCTTCCATGCTATTTTTGGATAA
- the LOC125236469 gene encoding protein Red, which translates to MEDRTGEETPMSQRLTNEDFRKLLMTPRATPASGAHPAGSVREAMANAGSMPPPTENKSELRRKKKSYYAALKKQEDNKLAELAEKYRDRARERRDGSNDVGPTDPTSNTSSAYRAVAPDVKSGMDAKERRRQLIQESKYLGGDMEHTHLVKGLDYALLQKVRSEIQTREQEQEAEMERLVSAPPVEAVKEKKEVVPQEEEIQFKTQMGKNIYNMVMDQKNKKVTRNELFAPGRMAYVVELDEEGTIDSDIPTTLTRSKADVPEPDERSSAASANDVVLEKLTQIFSYLRHGRHRKLKKTKDKNAEKGRNDDSIYGDIGDYVAGERRERERRDERPRTGYFDKPVEQDKEEGPGPLPRRTGGANPEERDKRSAALLSRLAAEPEGYAECYPGLREMDDAIDDSDDEVDYTKMDAGNKKGPIGRWDFDTQEEYSAYMSSKEALPKAAFQYGVKTQDGRKTRKTKDKSEKAELDREWQQIQNIIQKRKAPATGDEPGYKTPKY; encoded by the exons ATGGAGGATCGCACTGGGGAGGAGACCCCAATGTCTCAGAGGCTCACAAACGAGGATTTCAGAAAACTCCTCATGACGCCCAGGGCTACGCCTGCATCTGGTGCCCATCCCGCTGGCTCGGTGCGCGAGGCCATGGCCAATGCTgg TTCCATGCCACCACCAACAGAAAATAAAAGTGAGCTTCGTCGCAAGAAAAAGTCATATTATGCTGCTCTAAAGAAACAGGAAGACAATAAGCTGGCAGAGTTAGCGGAGAAGTACAGAGACCGAGCTAGGGAGAGGAGAGATGGGTCCAATGATGTTGGGCCTACAGACCCTACCAGCAACACTAGCAGTGCTTATAG agcTGTGGCACCAGATGTTAAATCAGGAATGGATGCCAAAGAAAGGAGGAGACAACTTATTCAG GAATCCAAATATCTTGGTGGTGACATGGAACATACTCACTTGGTGAAAGGTCTTGATTATGCTCTATTGCAAAAG GTGCGTTCGGAGATCCAAACGCGTGAACAAGAACAGGAGGCGGAGATGGAGCGGCTTGTATCAGCGCCTCCCGTGGAGGCTGTCAAAGAAAAGAAGGAGGTTGTTCCG CAAGAAGAAGAAATTCAATTCAAAACACAAATggggaaaaatatttacaaCATGGTCATGGATCAGAA GAACAAGAAAGTGACCCGCAATGAGCTGTTCGCTCCGGGCCGCATGGCGTATGTGGTCGAACTCGACGAGGAAGGAACTATAG ACAGCGACATCCCTACCACGCTGACGCGCAGTAAAGCCGACGTGCCTGAGCCAGACGAACGCAGCTCCGCCGCCAGCGCTAACGACGTTGTGCTAGAGAAGCTCACTCAGATATTCAGCTACCTCCGCCACGGCCGGCACAGGAAACTTAAGAAGACTAAG GATAAGAACGCCGAGAAAGGTCGCAACGACGACTCAATATACGGCGATATAGGCGACTATGTCGCTGGCGAGCGGCGCGAGCGAGAGAGGCGCGACGAGCGGCCAAGGACGGGCTACTTCGACAAACCCGTCGAACAGGATAAGGAGGAAG GTCCCGGTCCCCTGCCGCGTCGCACCGGCGGTGCCAACCCCGAAGAGCGCGACAAGCGCTCCGCGGCCCTACTGTCCCGGCTGGCTGCGGAGCCCGAGGGCTACGCCGAGTGCTACCCGGGCCTTCGCGAGATGGATGACGCTATCGATGACTCTGATGATGAAGTTGACTATACCAAGATGGATGCTGGCAACAAAAAGGGGCCTATTG GCCGATGGGACTTCGATACTCAAGAAGAGTACTCCGCCTACATGAGTAGCAAGGAAGCGCTACCTAAGGCTGCCTTCCAGTACGGCGTGAAGACACAAGATGGACGCAAGACAAGGAAGACCAAGGATAAGAGCGAGAAGGCAGAATTAGACAGAGAGTGGCAACAG ATTCAAAATATAATTCAAAAACGAAAGGCGCCCGCGACAGGCGACGAGCCAGGCTACAAGACGCCGAAATACTAG